The genomic region GGTGCTCCGCCTCATCCCCACGGCTCGCAACGCCATGCGCGTCCGGGCCCTGCGCGAGGAGGATGACGAGGGCCACGTGCTCGAGCCGCGCGGGCTCAAGGAGCTCGTGGACGTGACGATGGAGCTCGTCCCGGAGGCCCAGCGCAACGCCTTCGCCGCGGCCCAGAAGGTGAGCGTCGAGCAGAAGAAGAGCCGAGCCCACTTAGCGGTAGGGAGCGCCGCCACCCTGGCTGCCGCCGTCGGCGCATCCCCTATCCCCTTCTCCGATGCGGCGCTCATCGTCCCCGTGCAGATCGGCATGCTGGCGAGCATCAGCGCCATCTTCGGCCTCCCGCTGAGCCAGGCGTTCCTCACCACGCTGATCAGCTCGGCGGGCGGAGGGCTCGCGGCGACGCTCGCGGGTCAGACCATCGTGTCCGGGCTGCTCAAGCTGCTCCCTGGCGTGGGCACCATCGCGGGGGCCGCCATCTCCGGGACCACGGCGGCCACCATCACCACCATCTTCGGCGAGGGCTACATCGCCGTGCTCTCGAGGCTCTTCATGCGCAACCCGGGCGTCCTCCCCTCGGAGGAGGAGATCGCCAGCGCCTTCCGAGAAGAGCTCAACGGACGGAAGTCCGCCGCCTGAGTCCGCCCCATGCGCTCCCTGCCCCTCTGTCTCACCCTGATTGCCCTGGGCTGCAGCCACGCCGCGGGCCCGGCCACCTCCTCCCGTCCCCGTGACGCCGAGGAGCTGCGCACGCTGCTCGCCGAGCTGATCGCCGCGGACACCTCCAACCCGCCCGGCAACGAGACCGCCGCCGCCCAGGTGGCCGCGCGGTGGCTGAAGCAGGCCGGCATCGAGGCGGAGATCCTCGAGCCCGCTCCCGGACGCGGCAACCTGTTGGCACGGCTGAAGGGCTCGGGGAAGGGCCGTCCCCTCCTCGTCCTGGCGCACCTGGACACGGTGCCCGCGAAGCGCGAGGAGTGGGTCACCGATCCGTGGAAGCTCACCGAGCGCGACGGCTTCCTTTACGGGCGCGGCGTGCAGGACAACAAGGGCATGGCGGCCGCGAGCGTCCTGGCGCTGCGTCGGCTCCAGCGTGAGGGCGGCAAGCGCTCGCGCGACATCCTCCTGTACCTCGGCGCGGATGAAGAGGTGGGCTCCGGCAACGGCCTGGAGTGGATGCTGGAGAACCGCCCGGAGCTGCGCGAGGCCGAGTTCGCCCTCAACGAGGGAGGCCTCACCGAGCTCTCCACGGACCGCGGCCGCGTGCAGTTCGTGGCCCTCCAGGCCGCCGAGCGCGTCTCCCGGAACGTGGTGCTGAAGGCCACGGGCCCCGGTGGGCACTCGTCCGCTCCGACCGCCGATCCCAACCCGCTGGTGCGCGTGTCCGCGGCGGTGGCTCGCATCGGCGCGCTCACCTTCCCCGCCCGGCTGACTCCCGCCGCCCGGCTGCACATCCAGGGTCGCGCGCCGAGAACCCCTGGCGAGCTGGGCGCGGCCCTCCAGCGCATCGCCGCGTCCCCCGACGCGCCTCCGCAGGACGCCGTGGACACCGTGGTCCGGATCGATCCGGCGCTGGCGGCGGTCATGCGCTCCACGTGCGTCCCCACCGTCTTCCAGGCGGGCACCCGCCCCAACGTCATCCCCGCCACCGCCGAGGCCACCCTCAACTGCCGCCTGCTCCCGGACGAGGACGCGAAGGCGCTCCATGACCGACTGGTCGCCGCGGTGGCGGACCCCTCCATCGAGGTGAGGATGGACACGAGCCCTCCGAACTCGCCCATGTCGCCCGTGGGAGACAACGCCATGTTCCGCGCCGCGAAGGCCGCCGCCGCCAAGGTATGGCCGGGCGCTCCCGTCATCCCCCGCCAGTCCACCGGCACCACCGAGTCCGCCATGCTGCGCCGCGCCGGCATCCACGCCTACGGCATCGACCTGTTCGCGCTCACCCCCGAGGATGCGCGCACCGCGCACGCTCCCAACGAGCGCGTCCCGGTCGCCTCGCTCCAGCCGGGCGCCGAGTTCGTCTACCTGCTCCTCGAGGAGCTGACACGCTGACACCTCACCGGGGATGCGCGGTGCACCCATCCGGCTTTCGTGCTTTCTTCCGCCCCCGTGAACGCTCGCTCGTCGCTTCTCCCGGTGCTCCTCGCCGCCTCGACCCTGGTGGCCTGCGCAGGAACTCGTTCGTCTCAAGGGTCGGACTTCCCCGAGGAGGGACCCGTGTCACGCCTGTGGCGGATCAGCGCGCAGACGCGCCAGTTCGAGCCCTTCTCCCGTGAGGGCACCCTGCTCGCCGCCGATGGCGCGCTGGAGCTGGACGCGTCGGCGCTGACCAGCACCGAGCCCTTTCCCTCCGGCAAGGAGGGAGGCCCTCCTCCCGTCGCGAGCTACCGCTTCGGCAAGGCCATCCTGGCCGAGCAGCCCATCCCCACCGGCTTCAACAGCGCAGTGCCCTCCGTGGAGGCGCTCACGCCGCCGGGCACCTGGGTGCGGGTGATGCTCGCCGCGCGCGTGGACGGCACGTGGACCAAGGACTACGACTTCGGCCCCTGGGCCACCGACAAGAGCACCGTGTCGCGGCGCAGCGTGAACGGCCAGGAGGATGCCCAGGGCAACGTCTTCACCGACACGCTCGTCCTCAAGAAGCGCGCGGACGCGGTGCGCGTGACGCTGTGGCTCTACTCCGCCCAGTCGGGCGTCAGCCCTCGCGTGCGCGCCCTCTCGCTGGCGCTGACCGACGGCACGCGCACGCCCATGGACGAGCCCTCGGATCGGCTCGCCTGGGGCACGGTGCTGGCGGTGCCCGGCCGCTCGCAGATGATCTACCCGAACGGTGGTCCCGTGTGGTGCTCTCCCACGTCCACCACCATGCTGCTCGGCTACTGGGCCCAGAAGCTCAACCGCCCCGAGCTGGTCGAGGCCGTGCCCACCGCCGCCGCCAACACCTATGACGAAGTCTACGAAGGCACCGGCAACTGGAGCTTCAACGTCGCCTACGCCTCCGCCCAGGGTGGCGGCGCCCTCCATGGCACGGTGGCGCGGCTCGACTCCTTCGCCCAGGTGGAGCGGCTCATCGCCGCCGGCATCCCCGTGAGCATCAGCATCGCCTACAAGGAGGGCGAACTCACCGGCGGCGCCTCTCGCAAGTCGGACGGCCACCTCATCGTCGTGAAGGGCTTCTCGCCCCAGGGAGACGTGGTGGTCAACGATCCGGCCTTCGCCGCCGATGAGCAGGTGGAGGCCATCTACAAGCGCGACGAGCTGTGGCGCGCCTGGCGCCACTCCTCGGGCGCCGTGTACCTGCTGTGGCCCGCGGGCACGCCGCTGCCCGAGGGCGCGCTGAGCCCCGTGCCCTGAGGCACGGCGTCACGGCAGCGTGAGAATCTCCGCGCCCTGCTCGGTGACGAGCAGCGTGTGCTCGAACTGCGCGCTGCGGCTGCCGTCGGCGGTGACGGCCGTCCACCCATCGTCCCACGAGCGGTGCTGCCAGTGGCCCAGGTTGATCATCGGCTCGACGGTGAACGTCATCCCCGGCTTCATGATCGTGTCGGCGCCCGCCTCGTAGTAGTGGGGGATCTGCAGCGGGCTGTGGAAGCGCTCGCCAATCCCGTGGCCGCAGTAGGCCCGCACCACGCTCATGCCGTTCTTCGTGGCATGCTCCTCGATGACGCGGCCGATGTCGTTGATGGGCCGGCCCGGCTTCACCGCCGCGATGCCCAGGTCCAGGCACTCGCGCGTCACGCGCACCAGGCGCTCGGAGTCGGGGTCCACCTTGCCCACGAAGAACGTGGCCGAGCAGTCGCCGTGCACGCCCTCGAGGAAGATGGTGATGTCCAGGTTGATGATGTCGCCTTCCTCCAGCGGCCGGCTGTCGGGGATGCCGTGGCAGATGACCTCGTTGACCGAGGTGCACAGCGACTTGGGGTAGCCGTGGTAGTTGAGCGTGCTCGGATAGCCGCCGAGCTGGATGTAGGCCTCGTGGGCGATGGCGTCCAGCTCGTCCGTGGTGATGCCCGGGCGCACGGCGGCTCCCGTCATCTGGAGCACCTTGGCGGCCGCCTGGCCGGCCCGCCGCATGCGGGCAATCACATCCGGGCTCTTCACCTCGGGCAGCTCCGGCGAGCGGACCGGACGGCCGGTCTCCGCGTAGTCCGGACGCGGGATGTGCGCGGGGACGCTGCGGCGCGGGCTGATGATGCCGGGGCTGATGCCTCGCCGCTGGACGTCCGCGCCCTTCTTGCGGGCCTCGACGGCGTCCGCGCCTCGGTGGCACTTCTTGTACTTGGAGCCGCTCCCGCACCAGCAGGGCTCATTCGGCCCTGGCAGGACGGCGGGAGCCTGGCGCGCAATTTGAGTGGTCATCGCACCCGTCTATAACCCGTGGACGCACCGCAGCGCACTGCTCTTGGTCACGGAGCGTACTGGAATACAGCGGCTCCCCTGTCTGCTCGCCTGTAGCCCTCCCTCGCTCAGCGGACCACCAGCGTGCTGCACGTCAGGCAGTAGCGGGCCTCCGGGATGGCTCGCAGCCGGTGCCGGCCGATGGCGCCCCCACACCGCGAGCACCGGCCGAAGCCTCCCTCCCGCATCCGCGTCAGGGCGTCGTCGATGTCGCGCAGCTCCTTGTAGTCCCGCTCCGACAGCCCGCCCGCTGATTGCTCCGCCTGCGACGGCCCTCGAGCCCCCCTCGCGCGCAGACGGCTGCGCCGCTGCATCAGCGCCTCTCGCGCCTCGTTCTCCCAGATGTCCATGGTGACCTCCACGTTTCCCACCCCTCCTCTCCCGCTCATGGAGGGTATTTCAGGAAACGTGCCTTCCCTGTTCCGAGGGGGAAGGAGCGCGGGAGGAGGCCCCGGGAGACGCAGCCTTTGCACGCCCCTGCCTGGCTACGCATGGAATGCGCTGATCCGCCAGCGGCGCTCAGGGGGCCGTGGGAGCGGACGGCTTCGCCTTCTTGCGCTCCTCGCCCAGCTTCTGCGCGCGGTCCTGCACCGCCTTGAGCGTGTCCAGCACGCCGTCCTTCTGACCGAAGCTGGCCAGCCAGCCGGGCACCGAGCCGCCCGGATCCACGCTGAACTTGTAGACGATGTGCGTCTTGCCCTCGCCCTTGGGGATGATCTGCCAGGTGCCCTCGTTGTGCTTGATGCGGACGATGTCCTCACGCACGGGCAGTGCGTCGGGCACAGCCTTCCAGCGCTGCACGTACTCGCCCGTCCCGTCCTCGGCCAGCTTCTTCTCGTCCACCACGGTGATGGCGTAGTCGCGGTCATCCACGACGGGCAGCTTCAGCCGGGCGTAGGCCACGCGCGAGCCATCCGGCTGGGTGGACACCACGCGGGACTCCTTCACGTACGGCATCCACAGCCGGAACGAGCCCGAGTCCATCAGCGCGTTCTGGACGTCCCGGGCGTCGGCCTCGACTTCCTTCTCGGCCCACACTTCCTTGCCGTTGCCGTCCGGGCGGGGGCGCACCTTGATGACGGCCTTCTTGCTCTCCACCGTCTCCCACTCCTCGGCGGCCTGCGCCACGCCCGCGACCAGCACCAGCGCCAGCGCTCCGCCCCACCACTGCCTCTTCCGCTCGTACATGCTCGTCTCCTTCCGAAAATGGGCACGCCACCCTCCCCTCCCCGGCCTGTCGGAGTGTGCGCACGCCAACGGAGCTTAACCCCAAGCCCGGACACGGCGGCAGGACGATGCCCGGGGAGTGATGGCCCGTGGAGGATTGCCAGGCGGAACACCGTCTCGTCGCTCGACATTTGAGCAGGGGCAGGGCAGGAAGCGCTCCATATGAGTGGCTACCTCGCTGCCCCCCCGCCCGAGCGCGGCATCTTCTGCAACCGCACCCTCAACATGCGGGCCATCAAGGCCATCGGCTACGACATGGACTACACCCTGGTCCACTACCAGGTGGAGGCCTGGGAGCGCCGCGCCTACGAGCACATCCGGGATCGGCTCGTGGCCCTGGGCTGGCCGGTGGAGCAGCTCACCTTCGATCCGATGCTGGCCATCCGCGGCCTCATCATCGACACCGAGAAGGGCAACCTGCTCAAGGCCAACCGCTTCGGCTTCGTGAAGAAGGCGCTGCACGGCACGCGCCCCATGGACTTCGACTCGCAGCGCACCGAGTACACGCGCACCATCATCGACCTGGCCGAGAAGCGGTGGATGTTCCTCAACACGCTCTTCTCGCTCTCGGAGGCGTGCATCTACGCGCAGCTGGTGGACCTGCTGGACGCCGGCCGGCTGCCGGGCCCCATGGGCTACGCGGACCTGTACGCCGTGGTGCGCAGCACGCTGGATGCCGCGCACATGGCGGGCAAGCTCAAGGCGGAGATCATCGCCGCCCCCGAGCGCTACCTGCAGCCGGACCCCGAGACGGCCCTGGCGCTGCTGGATCAGCGCAGCGCCGGCAAGAAGCTGCTGCTCATCACCAACAGCGAGTGGGCCTACACCCTGCCGATGATGCACGCGGCGTTCGATCCATACCTGCCCAAGGGCATGACGTGGCGCGAGCTGTTCGACGTGGTCATCGTCAGCGCGCGCAAGCCCGAGTTCTTCACCACGCGCTCGCCCCTGTTCGAGGTGGTGGAGAGCCAGAGCGAGGCGCTGCTGCGGCCGCACTCGGGGCCGCTCAAGGCGGGCACGCCGTACTTCGGCGGCAGCGCGCTGGAGCTGGAGCGCCACCTGGGCATGAGCGGGGACGAGATTCTCTACGTGGGCGACCACATGTTCGGCGACGTGCACGTGACGAAGAACGTGCTGCGCTGGCGCACCGCGCTCATCCTCCGCGAGCTGGAGGAGGAGGTGCGCGCCATCGCCGCCTTCCGCGCCACCGAGGCCCGGCTGGCCGAGCGGATGGTGGTGAAGGAGCGCCTGGAGGCCGAGTCCTGCCAGGTGCGCCTGGAGCTGCAGCGGCGCCGGCTCCAGTACGGCCCGCGCTCGGAGGTGCCGGAGGAGCAGCTGCTGGCACGCGGCGCCGCGCTGCGCCTGGAGCTGGAGGCCCTGGACGCGGAGCTGGGGCCCATGGCGCGCTCGGCCGGCGAGCTGTCCAACCCGCACTGGGGCCTGTTGACCCGCGCGGGCAACGACAAGAGCCACCTGGCGCGACAGGTGGAGCGCTACGCCGACATCTACACGTCGCGCGTCTCCAACTTCCTGTTCGCCACGCCCTTCGTCTACCTGCGCAGCCCGCGCGGCAGCCTGCCGCATGATCCGAACGTGCCCGGCGGCGCCCCGGTGTTCCAGGCCACGGACGCCGCCAGCGGCCCCAACCCGTGAGGCCTGTGGCGGCTGTCCCCGCCCGCTAGTGCTCCGGTCTCCAGAGCGCCCGGAGGTCCGGCGGGAGATTGCTCGCCACGTCCTCGGCCTCGCCCTCGCTGATGAGCTCGCGGAACGCCTGGAACACCGCGCGCACCAGGGGCTCCACCTCCTCCACCGGCTTGCGCAGGTCCTCGGCCACCGTCCGCAGGAACTCCTCGCGACCGAAGCGGTGCGGGCGGGCGGGCCGCTGCTCCGGCGGCGGCAGGAACTCCACCAGCAGGCGCGGCAGCTGCGCCTCCAGGTCCCTCGCCTCCCTGGGAAGGATGCGCCGCTCCAGGGCGCTCAGCACCGAGACCGCCGCGCACTCGGCCGTCTCCGCGTCCATCGGCCCCAGCTCACCCAGCTGCCGGATGAACGCGGCATAGGTCGCGTGGACGTGGGACTCGTGCCGCTGCATGCGGCGCTGCGTCAGCTCCTGCTCGTTCGTGGGACGTGTCATGGGGGCCTCCTCTTCTCCCCTCAACCTGCGCATGGTCTCCCGCGCTCCCCGGCCGCCCGCCCCCTCCCTCTCCAGTCGTGCGTTCATGGGCTGGCGCACATCCACACACCCAAATAAGTAGATGAAATCCTTGGGTTATTGGCTGAACGGCCGCTGGGAGCGGGCGGCCGGCCCAGGGCTGATCCCAGCGCCTGATCCAAGCGATGTCAGACGTCCCCAGTATGAATTGTCCCCGTGAGCCACTCGACCACTGAGAGCGCGACGCAGGTCCTCGAGCAGGGCAACCTTCTGGGCGGAACCGATCTGGTCCCCGTCGTCGGAGGCAAGAAGGGCAAGCGCGCCCGCAAGTTCCACGTCGCCTCGGACCGGCCGCTGGGCTTCGCCAAGGCGCTGGCGCTCGTGGTGGAGCATGGACGCCAGAAGGCCAGGGAGCACGGCGTCACCTCGCTGAGCCGCTGCCCGCGCTGCGACCACGTGGGCCCCACCTCGAAGGATTTCGGCTACCGCGTCATCCGCGGCGAGCGCCGCCCCCAGTCCTGGTGCCGTGGCTGCCGGGCGCTGAACCTGCCGCCCTCCAACCCCTCGGCGCCCCTCAAGTGGTCCACCGGCGCAGCCCCCGAGCCCGCCGCCTCGCGTGACTTGGACGAGTCGGCCGACGGCTGGCTCTTCCCGCCGGAGACGCTGCGCGCCCGCCCCGGCAACAAGGGCGGCAAGGGCCAGCGCTGAGCCGCCTCCCCGGCTGCCCACCACAGGCACGTACCGGGGCCCTCGTCCCGTTCCCCGCAGGGGGTTGGAAAAGCCGTGGCGTCGTCCCTACCTCTATCGAAGGAGGGCACCATGGCTGTGCGGACGAAACTGGCAGGAATCAAGAACAGACGACCTGTGGATGCGCGCTCGGCTCAGCCCAGCCAGCAGGCCAGCAAGGGACGCAAGACGCTGCCTCGTGACGAGGCCGCCGCGCTCCGCAGGCAGAAGGCGCTCGAGCGTGTGACGCTGGGGCCCGCCGCGGAGACTCACGAGCCCAAGAGCCACCGTCGCAAGACGTCGCTCAACGGCCGCAAGAAGGCGCCCAGCCAGATGCGCGTGAAGCGCGCGGGCGGGCCCGCCAAGCGGCTCCCGCTCCACGGAGGCTGAGTTCGCTGTCCCCCAGCGCTGAGGCCGGTGTGCCATGTGTCCGCGAAGAAGCGCGCGGCGCATGGTGCCCCGGCCTCAGGCCTGTGCATCCTCCGAGCGGCGCCAGCGGCGCAGGTGCTCGAAGGCGTAGTACGAGAGCAGCACCAGCACCGTGAAGAGCGCGGTGATGCCCAGCAGCTCCGGGTGCTCCGCCGGCTCACGCAGGTGCTCGAGGATGGCCGAGAAGAAGGGCCGAGGCTCCGTCAGCACGTCCCAGCTGTTCCAGCGCTCCACCCGGCCCAGGTAGATGCCGTAGCCGCAGAGCACGGACACGAGCGCCACGCCCGCCCAGGCGCCCGCGCGGCCCACGCGCTCCTCCAGCAGCCGCTTCCACACGTCCAGGGACAACAGCCCCAGCATCCAGCCGGTGGCGGCGAACACGCCCAGCAGCGCCACGTCGAACCACAGCGGAATCCCCTGCCGGGGCCGCAGGTGGATGAAGTCCGTGAGCAGGTAGGGCGCGTTGGGGAAGACGAGCAGCCAGGCCACGCCCAACGGCGCCAGCATCCACCACCGCGCGCCTCGCGAGTGGAGCAGGCTCGTCACCAGCGCCAGGCCGTAGGGCACCCACGCCAGGAAGAGGTTCCAGAGCAGCCAGAGGTAGACGGTGTGCCGGGCCCAGTC from Hyalangium gracile harbors:
- a CDS encoding YcjF family protein, encoding MDFNFADEVRRQLEEALQKRGRVNIVVAGRSGVGKSTLVNAVFQGDLAETGQGRPVTQSAREYSKEGLPLTILDTRGLEMEQYAETTRQLENEVRARSMDPDAKRHLHVAWVCISEDSRRVEQGESAVAEMLSRYMPVVVVITKARSDRGFREEVLRLIPTARNAMRVRALREEDDEGHVLEPRGLKELVDVTMELVPEAQRNAFAAAQKVSVEQKKSRAHLAVGSAATLAAAVGASPIPFSDAALIVPVQIGMLASISAIFGLPLSQAFLTTLISSAGGGLAATLAGQTIVSGLLKLLPGVGTIAGAAISGTTAATITTIFGEGYIAVLSRLFMRNPGVLPSEEEIASAFREELNGRKSAA
- a CDS encoding M20/M25/M40 family metallo-hydrolase, which gives rise to MRSLPLCLTLIALGCSHAAGPATSSRPRDAEELRTLLAELIAADTSNPPGNETAAAQVAARWLKQAGIEAEILEPAPGRGNLLARLKGSGKGRPLLVLAHLDTVPAKREEWVTDPWKLTERDGFLYGRGVQDNKGMAAASVLALRRLQREGGKRSRDILLYLGADEEVGSGNGLEWMLENRPELREAEFALNEGGLTELSTDRGRVQFVALQAAERVSRNVVLKATGPGGHSSAPTADPNPLVRVSAAVARIGALTFPARLTPAARLHIQGRAPRTPGELGAALQRIAASPDAPPQDAVDTVVRIDPALAAVMRSTCVPTVFQAGTRPNVIPATAEATLNCRLLPDEDAKALHDRLVAAVADPSIEVRMDTSPPNSPMSPVGDNAMFRAAKAAAAKVWPGAPVIPRQSTGTTESAMLRRAGIHAYGIDLFALTPEDARTAHAPNERVPVASLQPGAEFVYLLLEELTR
- a CDS encoding peptidase C39 family protein yields the protein MSRLWRISAQTRQFEPFSREGTLLAADGALELDASALTSTEPFPSGKEGGPPPVASYRFGKAILAEQPIPTGFNSAVPSVEALTPPGTWVRVMLAARVDGTWTKDYDFGPWATDKSTVSRRSVNGQEDAQGNVFTDTLVLKKRADAVRVTLWLYSAQSGVSPRVRALSLALTDGTRTPMDEPSDRLAWGTVLAVPGRSQMIYPNGGPVWCSPTSTTMLLGYWAQKLNRPELVEAVPTAAANTYDEVYEGTGNWSFNVAYASAQGGGALHGTVARLDSFAQVERLIAAGIPVSISIAYKEGELTGGASRKSDGHLIVVKGFSPQGDVVVNDPAFAADEQVEAIYKRDELWRAWRHSSGAVYLLWPAGTPLPEGALSPVP
- the map gene encoding type I methionyl aminopeptidase is translated as MTTQIARQAPAVLPGPNEPCWCGSGSKYKKCHRGADAVEARKKGADVQRRGISPGIISPRRSVPAHIPRPDYAETGRPVRSPELPEVKSPDVIARMRRAGQAAAKVLQMTGAAVRPGITTDELDAIAHEAYIQLGGYPSTLNYHGYPKSLCTSVNEVICHGIPDSRPLEEGDIINLDITIFLEGVHGDCSATFFVGKVDPDSERLVRVTRECLDLGIAAVKPGRPINDIGRVIEEHATKNGMSVVRAYCGHGIGERFHSPLQIPHYYEAGADTIMKPGMTFTVEPMINLGHWQHRSWDDGWTAVTADGSRSAQFEHTLLVTEQGAEILTLP
- a CDS encoding TraR/DksA family transcriptional regulator, whose product is MEVTMDIWENEAREALMQRRSRLRARGARGPSQAEQSAGGLSERDYKELRDIDDALTRMREGGFGRCSRCGGAIGRHRLRAIPEARYCLTCSTLVVR
- a CDS encoding START domain-containing protein — encoded protein: MYERKRQWWGGALALVLVAGVAQAAEEWETVESKKAVIKVRPRPDGNGKEVWAEKEVEADARDVQNALMDSGSFRLWMPYVKESRVVSTQPDGSRVAYARLKLPVVDDRDYAITVVDEKKLAEDGTGEYVQRWKAVPDALPVREDIVRIKHNEGTWQIIPKGEGKTHIVYKFSVDPGGSVPGWLASFGQKDGVLDTLKAVQDRAQKLGEERKKAKPSAPTAP
- a CDS encoding HAD-IG family 5'-nucleotidase; this encodes MSGYLAAPPPERGIFCNRTLNMRAIKAIGYDMDYTLVHYQVEAWERRAYEHIRDRLVALGWPVEQLTFDPMLAIRGLIIDTEKGNLLKANRFGFVKKALHGTRPMDFDSQRTEYTRTIIDLAEKRWMFLNTLFSLSEACIYAQLVDLLDAGRLPGPMGYADLYAVVRSTLDAAHMAGKLKAEIIAAPERYLQPDPETALALLDQRSAGKKLLLITNSEWAYTLPMMHAAFDPYLPKGMTWRELFDVVIVSARKPEFFTTRSPLFEVVESQSEALLRPHSGPLKAGTPYFGGSALELERHLGMSGDEILYVGDHMFGDVHVTKNVLRWRTALILRELEEEVRAIAAFRATEARLAERMVVKERLEAESCQVRLELQRRRLQYGPRSEVPEEQLLARGAALRLELEALDAELGPMARSAGELSNPHWGLLTRAGNDKSHLARQVERYADIYTSRVSNFLFATPFVYLRSPRGSLPHDPNVPGGAPVFQATDAASGPNP
- a CDS encoding DUF2267 domain-containing protein yields the protein MTRPTNEQELTQRRMQRHESHVHATYAAFIRQLGELGPMDAETAECAAVSVLSALERRILPREARDLEAQLPRLLVEFLPPPEQRPARPHRFGREEFLRTVAEDLRKPVEEVEPLVRAVFQAFRELISEGEAEDVASNLPPDLRALWRPEH
- a CDS encoding DUF1361 domain-containing protein, with translation MRHLPFRFLHRHGLLPALLSTAVCVVMIKARVDWARHTVYLWLLWNLFLAWVPYGLALVTSLLHSRGARWWMLAPLGVAWLLVFPNAPYLLTDFIHLRPRQGIPLWFDVALLGVFAATGWMLGLLSLDVWKRLLEERVGRAGAWAGVALVSVLCGYGIYLGRVERWNSWDVLTEPRPFFSAILEHLREPAEHPELLGITALFTVLVLLSYYAFEHLRRWRRSEDAQA